TCGCGTACCGAGGAGCGGCTGGTGGAGATGACCAACGGCTGCATCTGCTGCACGCTGCGGGATGACCTGCTGGAGGAGGTGGACAGGCTCGCTCGCGCGGGCCGGTTCGACTACCTGCTCATTGAGTCCAGCGGCATCTCCGAGCCCATGCCGGTGGCGGCCACGTTCTCGTTCGCCCGCGACGACGGGGCGATGCTCGCGGACGTCGCGGACCTGGACACCATGGTCACAGTCGTCGACGCCGCCAACTTCCTTTCCGAACTGGCGCGTGGCGACGAACTGACGGAGCGCGGTCTCGACCAGTATGAGGACGACGAACGCACGGTCAGCGACCTGCTGATGGACCAGGTCGAATTCGCCGACGTGATCGTGCTCAACAAGCTCGATCTCGTCGGCGAGGACGAGACGGACCGGCTCAAGGCCACCCTGGCCCGCCTCAACCCCTCGGCCCACATCGTGCCGGTCCGCCACGGGCAGGTGGACCCGGCCGAGATCCTCGGCACCGGCCGGTTCGATGTGGAGAAGGCCCAGCAGGCCCCGGGCTGGGTCGCCGAACTCAACGGAGACCATGTTCCGGAGACCGAGGAGTACGGGATCTCCAGCGTCGTCTTCCGCGCCGAACGGCACTTCCACCCCGTGCGGTTGTGGCGCTTCGTCACCGAGGAGTTGGGCAGCGGGGCGCACGGCGACATCTTGCGCTCCAAGGGCTTCTTCCGGCTCGCGACCCGGCCCGCCGTCACCGGATTGTGGTCCCAGGCCGGCGTGGTCGCCCGCTTCGAGCCGGCCGGCGTCCGCAGTGGCGAACAGCAGGCGCAGGAGCTG
This portion of the Streptomyces sp. 2114.4 genome encodes:
- a CDS encoding GTP-binding protein gives rise to the protein MPAAAVPAAIDRSLPVTVLSGFLGAGKTTLLNHVLNNRAGLRVAVIVNDMSEVNIDAALVRDGGAQLSRTEERLVEMTNGCICCTLRDDLLEEVDRLARAGRFDYLLIESSGISEPMPVAATFSFARDDGAMLADVADLDTMVTVVDAANFLSELARGDELTERGLDQYEDDERTVSDLLMDQVEFADVIVLNKLDLVGEDETDRLKATLARLNPSAHIVPVRHGQVDPAEILGTGRFDVEKAQQAPGWVAELNGDHVPETEEYGISSVVFRAERHFHPVRLWRFVTEELGSGAHGDILRSKGFFRLATRPAVTGLWSQAGVVARFEPAGVRSGEQQAQELVFIGTALRREALAERLAACLLRDGETAAGLDDPFPSWETYGNDDACEHEQGREPVPAG